The region GGGATAAAGATGGAAACCCAGGACCAACTATAGGAGATCTTTTAAGAAATGGAAAAGTTGAGTGTGTAAGCTGTCACAACCCGCATCTGAATGCAGCAAGATTCTTAAGATCTGGTGATGGTAACGCTTACAGTAATGTATGTTTAACATGTCATGGAAAGTAGATCATAAAAAAGCCCCCGATTTTCGGGGGCTTAAAAAGTCTCATTCTAATGTTTTAAGATAAACTCAACTAAAGCATCTATCTCTTCATCGGTCATAGCTTTAAGTTTTCCCATCTGTGGCTTCATCATATTGAATCTATCGGGCCAAATTATAGGTTCAGCTTCGCCTCTTAAGAATGCTTTTAGCTGATTGGGGTTGTTCTTGTAAAACTCAGCTATAGTCTTAAGCGAAGGTCCTATAGCATCTTTAGTTTCCTTATGACATATAGCACACCTGTTTGTTTTATTGTTAAACAGCTCTTTGCCGTCAATAGCAGCGAAAGCTGTTGTGGCAGTTAGTATTATAGCTGCTGCTGCACTGAACTTCTTCATCTTTTACCCTCCTTATTTTTAAGTATTTTCTCATCCTGAGAAATTATCTTTATTTTTCTGATAAGCCATCTGTCATTATTTTTTACCAGGTCATACCTCATCTTATATCTTACTTCTGTTTCAGGATGTGCGACAACTCCCCTGGAAATATCTATATACCTGTATGTCCATTTTTCATCTGTAAATGCTGTAGCTGTATCACCGTTTACAGATATGTTTGTGAACTTTATATCAAGCAGCTTTGCATCCATATAAAGATTACTCTCATGCCATGACATTATCCATATATAAAGCTTCTCAGCTACTCTTCCGACAGCTATGTCGGACATCATATTTTTGAATGTGATAATATCAGGCAGATTTTTACTTTTTGATGCCTGTATAACCGTATGGTTGTATATCTTAATAACCTCCTTTATATCCTTTATATCATCTGCCTTAGCCTGTACTACGTATAAAAAAGCTGTAAGTACAATCAGGAGATTACGGATAGCTGTCATAACCTCCAGCATTCCAGTTGTGACATCTACCTCCACCACCACAGGCCGGTGCATAAACATCACTGTTGTTCAGAACAGTGTTCCATTTAAATCCGTCCATCATTAACTGTAATGTTCCGTTGTAGTTAAAGTTGTAAGGTTCCGGCATGGTTCTGTATCCAAGCAGTCTTGATACAGGTGATCCATGTGGGACGGCTATGTGACATTTTACACATGCTATAGAATACATCGCACCTGGTCTTGTCAACATATGAACGGCAGCCTGTGTAAGATCATGACAGTTTGTACAGAATAATCCCTGTGTTGTTCCTGCCTTAACATCACCTGTTGTGTAAAGTGTCCCATCAGGTTTTGTAGGCCAGTTTGTGTTTGGTCCTTTAAGCATGAACTGGTGTGTAGAACCATGAGGTCCTCTTGGATCTCCAAGGGCTTCATTATCGGTTCCGTGACAATCTGTACAGTACATAGTCTGATTTCCCACATTTGCATCCCACGGAGGCAGAACCTGTGTATTTGTTAGAGGTTGAGCATACCTTCCATTTGCCTGATTCCATCCGCTGAGTGTTCCCATCTCATTTGTCGTCATTACAACAGGGTGTGCTGATCTGTTATATGGGTTAAACTCACAGGACTGGTCTGTTAAAGGTATACCGCTCTGTGATGAGGTAAATGTTGTCACACAGTCTGTAGTGACCGCTCCCAATGCCCATCCAGAGTGACATTTCATACATATCTGATACTCTTTTTGAGCTTCAGCTGTAGTGTTGTAAGTTGAAGGTTGAGTCCATCTTTGAGGCCATACAGGTTCAACACCGTAAACACCTGCCAGAACATTTGAGACAGCGTTTGATGGGTTCTGAGGATACCATCCTGATGTATCAGCTGTGGCAGCATGGTTACCAGGTTTTGCTTTGTGGGGATTGTGACAGTCCATACACTCAGCATGTTTTGAGTCTGAAAACTCTATACCAAAACTTCCGGTAGGAACTCTCGGTACGCCAGAACCATATAAAACATCAAGAGGGGTATGTATATTCTGGTACAGTGCGTCCATAACAGGGTGACCGTAAGTTTTATTAGGTGGCAGCAGGCTTTCTATATCCTTGGCACCTCCTGCACCGTGACATGGAGCAACGTTTGATGCTGATGCTGCTCCTGTAAAACATGTAGCCTCCTCAACTTTTCTGAGAAGAGGTTTTCCCTGTGATCTATGAGGTGTATGACAGTTTCCACATCCGAAGTCTGCCACAGAAACGGGAGCTCCTTCACCGTAAACGGTTGTAACATTTGTATCTGAGTAGGTTAATGTCTGTGTATCATGGGCACTCCCTGTCCATCCAGGTTTGTTGTGACAGGATATACATGTTTGCTTGAAATCCTGGGCAAGATTTCCAACATCAACCCTTAAAAATCTTTTATTTTGCTTGTGAGGGTCGTGACATGATGTACACTCAACGTAGTCTTTACCGGAGTAATTGTACAGTTTTATAGGTGGTGATGGTGTGGCTGCAAGTTCTACGGTTTTAACTGTACCATCTGCAAATGTAACCTGTATTGATGGGTTATACTCAACAGCGACGGGATGATGTACAGACAGGTCTGTCCCTATAAATGTTCTTAATGTAGAAGGTAACGTTCCGTCTGGATTTACGTTTTGCATCTGTATAACTGTATTCCCCAGTTCAGTACCTCTTACTATATAAACAGCACCTATAGCAACAGTTCCATCATGACAGCTCAGACACTGTCTGGATATTATTCCTGGAGATCCTTCAAATTCTGATAGTTGTTGAGGAGCTGGATAATTAATTCTCTGGATAAATTCGCTATCATAAAGAGTATAAACGGAGGTAGGCATCTTTCTATTCCACAGAGGTGTTCCTTCCTGTTCATGGTGAGGTATATGACAGAAGACACATATCTCTGTCTCGGAAACAGCTTTTATATTTCCAGGTCCTGTTACGGAAAGATTGTGCAGTGTATTCTCAATTCCTGCATAACTAAAAAATGATAGACTTAAGAACAGTAATGTAGCTTTTCTAATAAACATGATTAATCACCTCCTTTCAGATACCTTAGAACCTGGATCCTCATATTGTAAGAATCGGAAACAAAAATATAATTTTTACTTGAGATTGAGATATCTTCGGGAAATGCAAACTCTCCATCTCTCGTTCCGTAATAACCTACTACAAGAAGAAGCTGACCTTTCTGGTTAAAGATCTGTACTGCACTAAGTAGTGTATCTGTAACGTAGATATTACCATCACTATCAACAGCTATACCTCTTGGATTTGCGAATGTTCCAATTACCGTACCTCTTTTTCCAAATTTTCTTAAAAACTTCCCGTTCTCATCAAATATCTGTACTCTGGCATTCATAGTATCAACGACATACAGATTTCCCTTTTTGTCCAATGTTATAAATGTTGGTTTATTAAACTCACCATCACCTTTACCTGTCTTTCCTATCTGTTTTATAAGCTTACCTTTTAAATCAAAGATGTATATCTTCCCAGCAACCGTATCTGAGACGTACAGCCAGCCTTTCTTGTGATTAATAGTCAGTCCTGTAGGTCTTTTAAGAAAACCAGATCCGATTTTTCCTTTGTATCTTTTATTATTGTCAAATACGAAAACAGCTCCGAGAACAGAGTCAGAAACGTATATATTTCCTTTTTTATCAACAACAACATCAATAGGGGATGAGAATTTGTAATCACCTATGTTATCAATGTAGTCCACTTTTTTGTTTTTAAAATCAAATATAAATAGAGTTTTAGCGCCCGTATCTGTAAAGTAAAGTCTATTCCCTATGAAGTATGAACCGAACGGTTTTATTATCTGTTTTTTCTCTTTTCCTATTATCACATCTAAGATCTTGCCAAAGAAACCCCTTTCACCTTCTACATCTTCAACTTTTTTGATAGACTTTATCCATTCTATCTTTGGTTTATCTGGTGGCGGAGGCCATACAAGCTTTTCCTTCGCATATATATTAAACTGGATAATAAGCATTAAAAGTAGGATAAAACGCATCTCTTCCTCCGTTAAAAGGGTCTGTAGACTTTAAAGTAAGTTACATAGTTTCTTCTTTTTCCGTAGTAATCACTGTCTTCATAGAAGTACTGCAGATCCCAGTTAAAGTATAAACTTCTTATTCTGTAGTCAATTCCTGTTTTGGCTACAGCGTAATTTTTGTTGTAATACGTGTCTCTGTAAACATCTATGCTGAATTTGTATAGAAGTCTCTTTGTAAATTTGTAGGTAAGGTTTAAGTTTCCGAATGGATAAAATCTCTCCTTCCTGTTTTTACCTTTATAGTATTTAAATCCAATACCGGAGCCAAAAACACCCTTCCATCCAAGTTTAGAGTGGTATCTTATCGCATTTGAGGTTTCTATATTTTCGTAAGATGTGGTAGTAAATTCTTTATCCTTAACGTAGTATCTGCTGTCCTGATAGTAGTATGTGGTGTAGTGATCAAATTTCATATTTTTGCTTAATTGGGATGTTAACCTTTCGGTTATTGAG is a window of Persephonella marina EX-H1 DNA encoding:
- a CDS encoding 6-bladed beta-propeller — encoded protein: MRFILLLMLIIQFNIYAKEKLVWPPPPDKPKIEWIKSIKKVEDVEGERGFFGKILDVIIGKEKKQIIKPFGSYFIGNRLYFTDTGAKTLFIFDFKNKKVDYIDNIGDYKFSSPIDVVVDKKGNIYVSDSVLGAVFVFDNNKRYKGKIGSGFLKRPTGLTINHKKGWLYVSDTVAGKIYIFDLKGKLIKQIGKTGKGDGEFNKPTFITLDKKGNLYVVDTMNARVQIFDENGKFLRKFGKRGTVIGTFANPRGIAVDSDGNIYVTDTLLSAVQIFNQKGQLLLVVGYYGTRDGEFAFPEDISISSKNYIFVSDSYNMRIQVLRYLKGGD
- a CDS encoding c-type cytochrome, whose amino-acid sequence is MKKFSAAAAIILTATTAFAAIDGKELFNNKTNRCAICHKETKDAIGPSLKTIAEFYKNNPNQLKAFLRGEAEPIIWPDRFNMMKPQMGKLKAMTDEEIDALVEFILKH
- a CDS encoding cytochrome c3 family protein, yielding MFIRKATLLFLSLSFFSYAGIENTLHNLSVTGPGNIKAVSETEICVFCHIPHHEQEGTPLWNRKMPTSVYTLYDSEFIQRINYPAPQQLSEFEGSPGIISRQCLSCHDGTVAIGAVYIVRGTELGNTVIQMQNVNPDGTLPSTLRTFIGTDLSVHHPVAVEYNPSIQVTFADGTVKTVELAATPSPPIKLYNYSGKDYVECTSCHDPHKQNKRFLRVDVGNLAQDFKQTCISCHNKPGWTGSAHDTQTLTYSDTNVTTVYGEGAPVSVADFGCGNCHTPHRSQGKPLLRKVEEATCFTGAASASNVAPCHGAGGAKDIESLLPPNKTYGHPVMDALYQNIHTPLDVLYGSGVPRVPTGSFGIEFSDSKHAECMDCHNPHKAKPGNHAATADTSGWYPQNPSNAVSNVLAGVYGVEPVWPQRWTQPSTYNTTAEAQKEYQICMKCHSGWALGAVTTDCVTTFTSSQSGIPLTDQSCEFNPYNRSAHPVVMTTNEMGTLSGWNQANGRYAQPLTNTQVLPPWDANVGNQTMYCTDCHGTDNEALGDPRGPHGSTHQFMLKGPNTNWPTKPDGTLYTTGDVKAGTTQGLFCTNCHDLTQAAVHMLTRPGAMYSIACVKCHIAVPHGSPVSRLLGYRTMPEPYNFNYNGTLQLMMDGFKWNTVLNNSDVYAPACGGGGRCHNWNAGGYDSYP